From the Desulfosarcina sp. BuS5 genome, one window contains:
- a CDS encoding FAD-dependent oxidoreductase, with product MKTQKDRLRRVIVIGATPSGVAAANKLEELGIPVTLIDSDFDIDQKLAIEEWKLKSGIPLNHALRPGLIRILRNPAIRVFLPAEVISIKHSAQGFRGRIKRSQTFIDPDKCTLCGRCVEVCPVSLPCGEKAVKLNSRRSIPGRAVIDKRMQPLCQANCPLGVNAQGYINLARTGKFAEALALIRKNNILPGICGRICTHPCEDACRRNELDEPLAIRDIKRFLADYELSHSGDINNNIDPKISNIGKRPEKIAIIGSGPSGLAAAAELAKSGYNVTLFEKENQAGGLLRYGIGSHRLPRKILDTELKYIENLGVNFVTSSNIDLKIDIDRLAKEFNAVILATGVWSDRMLGVPGEELEGVEGCISFLRKFHNSEINGLPKKIAVIGDGNAAFDLARTVARTGSDVTILSWFSHASIPADKEEIKAAKEEGISIIDQAKTVEFIGTGEKLESISCKPTMPGEPDVTGICWPEIIPGSKSFELEFDMALVAIGQKSPFAVGAGSSARPKCDINEHGYILTDQSMHTSFTGVYAAGDAVSGPSSVVEAMAAGRKTAMSVHLDLSKTSGLNIEPENRPSRPASRDFPQIPQDIPSLARPTIPERQPAIRIKDFDEVALGLKKTQIIIEAERCLQCGVCSECMQCVEVCNVGAINHSAASEEININGGVVIIADPSMAPNIKGEDIIRAYGPAAARPDVNAMLIRGYASAARAMHLLGGTSQRLKGHGISFSPPEPELSSDIRIGIFACRCNDSFGWLDSMSKYLTNLQSRKDVVHTEVMPAACLEEGYTGIIRKVREKGITRIVLASCVCCPLNFICSSCTDQRSRLKNALFQGTGISRSMVETCNLRGEVLRLIRANVFNALNSFMWLIDRSLKMARMLKPLPVLARNYNFTTGVIGNSEAAICSALTLARSGFDVFLLGSPEQPFYEKPDHPNIYCFENSSVKGFTGTLGDFQIFIESGETKQTLQVGTVIIGEKSIKRIPYLHQAGLPSRMVAYSIQKAGKPDRPFLYPGTTSVRGLFLANSPGINASNLIKGAAAAAHAAAIMPSRPRQSRGFTVFVNENLCRGCGRCIASCPYHAVTLHENSIGGWSAAVDQAICMGCGNCISVCPTGAADSPHRNQTFLEHTLEEILIQGKLLFTLDNPEKPK from the coding sequence ATGAAGACCCAAAAAGACAGATTGCGCCGTGTTATAGTTATAGGCGCCACTCCGTCAGGAGTAGCAGCGGCCAACAAACTTGAAGAGTTGGGCATACCGGTTACACTTATAGATTCGGATTTCGACATAGACCAAAAACTCGCTATTGAAGAATGGAAACTTAAATCCGGAATCCCGCTGAATCATGCCTTAAGGCCCGGACTTATAAGAATCTTGAGAAACCCCGCCATCAGGGTCTTTCTTCCTGCCGAAGTCATTTCAATCAAGCACAGCGCCCAGGGATTTCGTGGACGAATTAAACGCAGCCAGACTTTTATTGACCCGGACAAATGTACTCTTTGCGGACGTTGCGTAGAAGTATGCCCTGTATCCCTTCCCTGCGGTGAAAAAGCAGTTAAACTAAACAGTCGTCGCAGCATTCCCGGCAGAGCTGTTATCGATAAAAGAATGCAGCCTTTATGCCAGGCAAACTGCCCCCTGGGAGTCAACGCGCAGGGGTATATAAATCTTGCAAGGACAGGCAAGTTCGCCGAAGCTTTGGCCCTGATCAGGAAAAATAATATTTTACCCGGAATTTGCGGGCGTATTTGCACCCATCCATGTGAAGATGCCTGCCGCCGCAATGAACTGGATGAACCACTGGCGATAAGGGATATAAAAAGGTTTCTTGCCGATTACGAATTATCTCATTCCGGAGACATAAATAATAATATTGATCCAAAAATATCAAATATCGGGAAAAGACCTGAAAAAATTGCAATCATCGGCTCAGGTCCCTCGGGACTCGCAGCAGCAGCGGAGCTTGCCAAATCAGGATATAACGTCACTCTTTTTGAAAAAGAGAACCAGGCCGGCGGGCTGCTTCGTTACGGCATCGGTTCCCACCGGCTCCCAAGAAAGATTCTCGATACCGAACTTAAATATATAGAAAACCTGGGGGTGAATTTTGTCACTTCAAGTAATATTGACCTCAAAATAGATATTGACCGTTTGGCAAAAGAATTCAATGCGGTAATCCTTGCTACAGGGGTATGGTCGGATCGCATGCTTGGAGTGCCGGGCGAAGAGCTTGAAGGTGTTGAGGGGTGCATCTCTTTTCTTAGAAAATTTCATAATAGCGAAATTAACGGTCTGCCAAAAAAAATAGCAGTAATCGGAGACGGAAATGCAGCTTTCGATCTTGCGCGCACTGTTGCAAGAACAGGCTCTGATGTAACGATCCTTTCATGGTTTTCCCATGCATCGATCCCCGCAGATAAAGAAGAGATAAAGGCTGCCAAAGAAGAGGGGATTTCGATAATAGACCAGGCAAAGACCGTGGAATTTATCGGAACGGGCGAAAAACTTGAATCAATCAGCTGCAAACCCACAATGCCTGGGGAACCGGACGTCACAGGGATATGCTGGCCGGAAATTATCCCGGGCAGCAAATCTTTTGAACTTGAGTTTGATATGGCCCTGGTCGCTATCGGTCAGAAAAGTCCTTTTGCCGTAGGAGCTGGCTCCAGTGCCCGCCCTAAATGCGATATTAATGAGCATGGGTATATTTTAACTGATCAATCCATGCATACAAGTTTTACAGGGGTTTATGCAGCCGGTGATGCTGTTTCCGGGCCATCCTCGGTTGTCGAGGCCATGGCGGCAGGCAGAAAGACGGCCATGTCGGTTCATCTTGATTTAAGCAAAACTTCAGGGTTGAATATTGAACCGGAAAATCGTCCCTCGCGACCTGCCAGCAGGGATTTTCCTCAAATCCCACAGGATATACCCTCCCTTGCCCGGCCCACAATACCTGAGCGGCAGCCGGCAATTCGTATAAAAGATTTTGATGAGGTAGCCCTGGGCTTGAAAAAAACCCAGATAATCATTGAGGCCGAGCGGTGCCTGCAATGCGGAGTATGTTCGGAATGTATGCAATGCGTGGAAGTCTGCAATGTAGGAGCCATAAATCACTCTGCCGCATCTGAAGAAATAAACATAAATGGAGGGGTAGTAATTATAGCTGATCCTTCCATGGCTCCTAATATAAAAGGTGAAGATATAATCCGGGCATATGGACCCGCTGCTGCAAGGCCGGATGTTAATGCAATGCTTATACGTGGTTATGCGTCCGCAGCAAGGGCTATGCACCTGCTTGGCGGAACCTCGCAGCGGCTTAAAGGACATGGAATATCATTTTCTCCACCTGAACCAGAGCTCTCATCCGATATTCGTATCGGGATATTCGCATGCAGATGCAACGATTCTTTTGGCTGGCTTGACAGTATGAGCAAATATCTAACAAACTTGCAGTCACGTAAAGATGTCGTTCATACTGAAGTTATGCCGGCCGCCTGTTTGGAGGAAGGATATACCGGAATAATAAGGAAAGTGCGCGAAAAAGGGATTACACGCATAGTCCTGGCATCATGCGTATGCTGTCCCTTAAATTTTATCTGCAGTTCATGCACAGATCAGAGGAGCAGGCTAAAAAACGCCCTCTTTCAAGGCACCGGTATCAGCCGTTCAATGGTGGAGACATGCAACCTTAGGGGCGAAGTCCTCCGCCTTATACGCGCAAATGTGTTTAATGCTTTAAACAGTTTTATGTGGCTTATCGACCGTTCCCTGAAAATGGCAAGAATGTTAAAGCCTCTTCCGGTACTTGCAAGAAACTATAATTTTACCACAGGGGTTATAGGTAATTCAGAGGCTGCAATTTGCAGCGCTTTGACTCTTGCCAGATCAGGTTTTGATGTTTTTTTGTTAGGGAGCCCTGAACAGCCTTTTTACGAAAAACCGGATCATCCAAATATTTACTGTTTTGAGAATTCGTCAGTTAAAGGCTTTACCGGCACTCTCGGTGATTTTCAAATTTTTATCGAATCAGGAGAAACAAAGCAGACCTTGCAGGTTGGAACCGTTATTATTGGTGAAAAATCAATAAAAAGGATACCATATCTTCATCAAGCAGGTCTTCCAAGCCGCATGGTTGCATATTCTATCCAGAAAGCAGGTAAACCCGACAGACCATTCTTGTATCCTGGAACCACTTCTGTTCGTGGCCTTTTTCTGGCAAATTCGCCCGGTATAAATGCCTCCAATTTAATTAAGGGAGCTGCCGCAGCAGCGCATGCGGCTGCCATAATGCCCAGCAGACCGCGTCAAAGCCGTGGCTTTACCGTATTTGTGAATGAAAATCTATGCCGCGGATGCGGCCGCTGCATTGCAAGCTGTCCATATCACGCGGTTACATTACACGAGAACTCTATCGGAGGATGGTCGGCTGCAGTTGACCAGGCAATCTGCATGGGGTGCGGCAACTGTATTTCGGTATGCCCTACAGGAGCAGCAGATAGTCCGCATCGAAATCAAACTTTTCTGGAGCATACCCTTGAAGAAATATTAATACAAGGGAAGCTACTTTTCACTCTTGATAACCCCGAGAAACCAAAATGA
- a CDS encoding hydrogenase iron-sulfur subunit, which yields MNEYKIILFLCNWGPHTALQSLQDTYDEKKNIPVEIKIVRIPCTGRISKALLLKAFEMGADGVALVGCKSGTCRYGRGTVTAEDNTRDTRDILELLGLGKDRMQQATFLPDEGDAFLKFINNFCDQIRSLCTSPVIPDKKIELEHVEKKSIEEIISTYDIYACQDCGKCTSACPLALIGKPFSPRTIAGSILKGDLESDAIINDVWSCLTCGICYDRCPSNVNFPEFIRDVRHLLKQNGKNGHENHGGFFHSLMRTMTSSKLETKRWHDIPEDIKIDHDSKTLFFGGCAPFFDIFFRKFLGVNTNKILIDSLRLLNFFDIQPAIFNDERCCGHDLLWSGDRDNFLKLAQLNANSINSLNIEEIITSCPECYRTLSHDYPGYGIKLNCKITYIHEFLENRISKEAVKFKKSNKRLTYQDACRLNWIDDQRDLPRKLIKRLKLAGFQELQNHGNTAICCGNCAWIGCDSYSKALQVKRLRQASDTGSNVMLTSCPKCQIHLSCAMEDPFIGDKLKIKLVDLISAIAGTIYRE from the coding sequence ATGAATGAATACAAAATAATACTTTTCCTCTGCAACTGGGGGCCTCACACTGCGCTACAATCTCTTCAGGATACTTATGATGAAAAAAAAAATATTCCTGTAGAGATTAAAATAGTCAGGATTCCATGCACAGGCAGGATAAGTAAAGCCCTGCTTTTAAAAGCGTTCGAGATGGGAGCGGATGGGGTGGCGCTTGTGGGTTGCAAATCCGGCACTTGCCGTTATGGAAGAGGAACAGTTACAGCAGAAGATAATACCAGAGATACCCGTGATATCCTGGAACTGCTCGGACTGGGAAAGGATAGAATGCAGCAGGCCACCTTTCTGCCTGACGAAGGGGATGCTTTTTTAAAATTTATAAACAATTTTTGTGATCAAATTAGATCACTCTGCACGAGCCCTGTTATTCCTGATAAAAAAATTGAACTTGAGCATGTAGAGAAAAAATCTATTGAGGAAATAATTTCCACGTATGACATATATGCCTGCCAGGACTGCGGCAAATGTACATCCGCCTGTCCACTGGCATTAATCGGAAAGCCTTTTTCACCGCGCACCATAGCAGGTTCGATACTTAAGGGCGATCTTGAATCCGATGCCATAATTAATGATGTCTGGTCATGTCTTACTTGCGGTATCTGTTATGACCGATGTCCTTCAAACGTGAATTTTCCCGAATTTATCAGGGATGTCAGGCATCTTTTAAAACAAAACGGCAAAAATGGTCATGAAAACCATGGTGGATTTTTTCATTCCCTGATGCGGACGATGACATCCTCCAAGCTCGAGACAAAGCGCTGGCATGATATTCCTGAAGATATAAAAATTGATCATGATAGCAAAACACTTTTTTTTGGAGGGTGCGCTCCATTTTTTGACATCTTTTTCAGAAAATTTCTTGGCGTCAATACCAACAAAATTTTGATTGACAGCCTCAGGCTTCTTAACTTTTTCGACATACAGCCGGCCATTTTTAATGATGAACGCTGCTGCGGGCATGATCTGCTATGGTCAGGAGATCGGGATAATTTCTTAAAGCTTGCCCAACTAAACGCAAACTCCATTAACAGCCTCAATATTGAGGAAATTATTACATCATGCCCCGAATGTTACCGAACCCTGTCACACGATTATCCCGGATATGGAATAAAGTTGAACTGCAAGATTACATATATCCATGAATTTCTTGAGAATAGAATAAGCAAGGAAGCGGTGAAATTTAAAAAATCGAATAAACGATTAACATATCAGGATGCATGCCGCCTTAACTGGATCGATGATCAGAGGGATCTACCCAGGAAACTCATAAAACGTCTTAAGCTTGCCGGTTTTCAGGAACTGCAGAATCATGGAAATACTGCAATCTGTTGCGGCAATTGCGCCTGGATCGGCTGTGATTCATACAGCAAGGCGCTCCAGGTAAAACGTCTGCGTCAGGCTAGTGATACGGGAAGCAATGTCATGTTAACCTCCTGTCCCAAATGCCAGATACATCTCAGTTGTGCCATGGAGGATCCATTCATAGGGGATAAGCTTAAAATCAAGTTGGTTGATTTAATCAGCGCGATTGCCGGAACTATCTACAGGGAGTAA
- a CDS encoding 2-oxoacid:acceptor oxidoreductase subunit alpha, translating into MTENITKSRVLTGEHFMTGDAACAEGALAAGCRFFGGYPITPATEIAEQMAVRLPKVDGTFIQMEDEIAALTSVLGASWAGLKSMTATSGPGFSLMMETIGLGICTETPCVIVNVQRAGPSTGLPTQGAQSDMMQARWGSHGDYEIIVLAPSSPQEIFYQTITAFNLSETFRLPVIIMTDEIVGHMSEKVIIPGAEKIETLNRLRPKGRKDRFKLFEPGLNGVALMPAAGDGYKMHVTGLTHDEKGYPVMTVDAQAEMMTRLTGKIINNLDQIIQTEKFFLDDAEIIFISYGISSRTCLEAMDMARSKGIRAGFLRLITIWPFPDDHIRALAERTKALITVEINLGQIHREVKRCTEGKTPAYLVGHPGGTVIPPERVLAMVEEVL; encoded by the coding sequence ATGACTGAAAATATAACTAAATCAAGAGTGCTTACAGGCGAACATTTTATGACAGGTGATGCTGCCTGTGCAGAGGGTGCGCTTGCGGCAGGGTGTCGTTTTTTCGGAGGATATCCGATTACACCTGCAACTGAAATCGCTGAACAAATGGCTGTCCGTCTTCCCAAGGTTGACGGAACATTTATCCAGATGGAAGATGAAATTGCGGCTCTAACCTCCGTGCTTGGCGCATCCTGGGCAGGTCTGAAAAGCATGACGGCAACTTCCGGACCCGGTTTCAGCCTTATGATGGAGACTATAGGTCTTGGAATTTGTACTGAAACACCATGCGTTATCGTAAATGTACAGCGGGCCGGACCCTCGACCGGACTGCCCACCCAGGGAGCGCAGTCTGATATGATGCAGGCCAGGTGGGGTTCCCATGGGGATTATGAAATTATTGTTTTAGCCCCATCCTCACCCCAGGAAATTTTTTATCAGACCATCACCGCCTTTAACCTGAGCGAAACTTTTCGCCTGCCTGTAATTATAATGACCGATGAAATTGTCGGGCATATGAGTGAAAAGGTTATCATACCTGGGGCAGAAAAAATCGAAACACTAAACCGTCTTCGGCCGAAAGGGAGAAAGGATCGCTTTAAACTTTTTGAACCAGGGCTGAACGGTGTGGCGCTTATGCCGGCTGCCGGAGATGGGTACAAGATGCATGTAACCGGCCTTACTCACGATGAAAAAGGTTATCCGGTAATGACAGTCGATGCCCAGGCAGAGATGATGACGAGGCTGACCGGAAAAATTATAAACAATCTTGATCAAATCATTCAAACTGAAAAATTTTTCCTTGATGACGCAGAAATTATATTTATATCATACGGAATATCATCCCGTACCTGTTTGGAAGCCATGGATATGGCCCGTTCAAAAGGAATAAGGGCAGGTTTCCTGCGCTTGATTACCATATGGCCTTTTCCGGACGATCATATCAGGGCACTGGCAGAAAGGACAAAAGCCTTGATCACAGTTGAAATCAATCTAGGTCAAATCCATCGGGAGGTCAAACGTTGCACGGAAGGAAAAACTCCGGCATATCTGGTTGGACACCCAGGCGGCACGGTTATACCTCCTGAAAGGGTCCTGGCGATGGTTGAGGAGGTTCTATAA
- a CDS encoding 2-oxoacid:acceptor oxidoreductase family protein gives MTNSIETNKKRKEIIITGFGGQGIILIGRIMGKTAAIGDHMESTMVQSYGPESRGGACSAQVIISDKNIHFPYIKSPDILACMSQSGYDKYKASIKTGNTILVDQDLVRYNKKAEVDCFSIPATRMAEELGKTMMANIIMLGFVTAVTKVISMDAAKSTVAESVPKGTGELNIKAFDAGCYYGLAALKGGEKKVTGLTGAGL, from the coding sequence ATGACAAACTCTATAGAAACGAATAAAAAAAGAAAAGAGATTATTATAACCGGGTTCGGGGGCCAGGGTATCATTCTGATAGGCCGTATCATGGGCAAAACGGCAGCTATCGGCGATCATATGGAGAGCACAATGGTTCAGTCATATGGTCCTGAATCCCGCGGCGGCGCATGCAGCGCCCAGGTCATTATTTCTGATAAAAACATTCATTTTCCTTATATTAAATCACCCGATATACTGGCCTGCATGTCCCAGTCAGGTTATGACAAATATAAAGCGAGTATAAAAACAGGAAATACCATTCTTGTTGACCAGGATCTGGTTCGCTATAATAAAAAAGCGGAAGTCGATTGCTTCTCCATACCAGCCACTCGTATGGCCGAAGAACTCGGCAAAACAATGATGGCAAATATCATAATGCTAGGTTTTGTCACTGCCGTAACAAAGGTAATATCGATGGATGCGGCAAAAAGTACCGTGGCGGAGTCAGTGCCCAAAGGGACTGGGGAATTAAATATCAAGGCCTTTGATGCTGGTTGTTATTATGGTCTGGCGGCACTTAAGGGTGGGGAAAAGAAAGTAACCGGCCTAACTGGAGCCGGGTTATGA
- the hdrA2 gene encoding CoB-CoM heterodisulfide reductase HdrA2, with product MEPIKAITKATGYETETRVGVYVCKCGLNIAQTVNCPEVANFASGLDDVVLAKDISYACSEPGQKEIKEDIEENRLNKIVIASCSPRLHESTFRQMMQSAGLNPYLMEMANLREQCSWVHIEQPAEATQKAIDLVKMAVARVRILSPLFEETLPLTKRTLVIGGGIAGIQAALDLADNGYEVVMVERSPSVGGIMAQIDKTFPTMDCSIUILGPKMTDVGRHPKIKLHTMSEVVDVKGYVGNFKVKILKKARYVNENECTACGECAKVCPVVRPDEFNMGLSSRRAIYSPFPQAVPSSFLININECLGHNPVVCAKCLDVCDKGCINFHMSDSEFVEDIGSIVVATGMDVYDPTELDEYGYTRFENVVTSLELERLVNAGGPSQGELIRPADRKKPKSIGFIQCVGSRSSRKGSEYCSNICCMNTIKSTLLLKEHYHDIEIKVFYIDIRAFGKGFENLYLRSRRLGVQYLRGLPGTVEEQADGSLKVAVENTSTGKLEFHNLDMLVLALGLKPSKSTRKLQEMLGLQLTPDGFFLEAHPKLQPVDAATRGVFFAGCAEAPKDIKESVTQASAAAARAIRLMHKGEITSEPITSEVIEEHCKSCGKCAEVCPYNAITVDVKKKTPAVVNTASCAGCGTCAAECPFGAITMSHFTDDQITAQIDALLDEMPKEKILTFACNWCSYAGADYAGVSRLQYPPNVRIVRTMCSGRVDENFIWHAFKKGAPVVLISGCHIGDCHYIDANHWTEKRIRKVHKKMEKLGIRKERLQLEWISAAEGIRFAEVMNRMEKLRESVSYQEIAETIKKLKKKSA from the coding sequence ATGGAACCAATTAAAGCTATTACCAAGGCAACCGGTTATGAGACGGAAACACGCGTGGGCGTATATGTTTGCAAGTGCGGACTTAACATTGCTCAAACAGTAAACTGTCCCGAAGTTGCAAATTTTGCATCCGGTCTTGATGATGTTGTCCTGGCAAAGGACATATCATACGCCTGTTCGGAACCTGGTCAAAAAGAGATCAAGGAAGATATTGAGGAAAACAGGCTCAATAAAATTGTTATAGCATCATGCTCCCCGCGCCTGCACGAATCTACGTTCCGGCAGATGATGCAGTCGGCCGGCCTTAATCCATACTTGATGGAGATGGCTAATCTGCGTGAACAATGCAGTTGGGTGCATATTGAGCAGCCGGCAGAAGCGACACAAAAAGCGATCGACCTTGTAAAGATGGCTGTTGCACGAGTGCGCATTCTCTCTCCTCTTTTTGAAGAGACCCTTCCTCTTACCAAACGAACCTTGGTGATAGGCGGTGGCATTGCAGGCATTCAGGCTGCGCTTGATCTTGCGGATAACGGATATGAAGTTGTCATGGTGGAGAGGAGTCCTTCGGTGGGCGGGATTATGGCCCAGATTGACAAGACCTTCCCGACCATGGACTGTTCCATCTGAATTCTCGGTCCCAAAATGACGGATGTCGGTCGGCATCCCAAAATCAAACTCCACACTATGAGTGAAGTTGTTGACGTTAAAGGCTATGTTGGCAATTTTAAAGTAAAAATATTAAAAAAAGCCCGCTATGTTAATGAAAATGAATGCACTGCCTGCGGTGAGTGCGCCAAAGTCTGCCCGGTGGTGCGTCCTGATGAATTCAACATGGGGCTTTCATCACGCCGGGCCATATATTCGCCTTTTCCCCAGGCCGTGCCTTCCTCTTTTCTGATTAATATTAATGAATGCCTGGGCCACAATCCCGTGGTATGCGCAAAATGCCTGGATGTCTGCGACAAAGGCTGTATAAATTTTCACATGTCCGACTCTGAGTTTGTGGAGGATATCGGCTCCATAGTTGTCGCCACCGGCATGGATGTTTATGACCCCACCGAACTTGATGAATACGGATATACAAGATTCGAAAATGTAGTAACCAGCCTCGAACTTGAACGTCTTGTCAATGCCGGAGGACCTTCACAAGGTGAGCTTATTCGTCCTGCAGACAGAAAAAAACCGAAATCGATAGGTTTTATTCAGTGTGTAGGTTCCCGTTCATCCAGAAAAGGGAGTGAATACTGTTCCAATATATGCTGCATGAATACCATCAAAAGCACCCTTTTACTCAAAGAGCATTACCATGATATTGAAATTAAGGTTTTTTACATAGACATCCGCGCCTTTGGAAAAGGGTTTGAAAATCTCTATCTTCGAAGCCGCCGCCTGGGAGTACAATATCTCAGGGGCTTGCCGGGCACGGTCGAGGAGCAGGCCGACGGGAGCCTCAAAGTCGCGGTGGAGAATACATCAACCGGGAAGCTGGAATTCCATAATCTCGACATGCTGGTTCTGGCGCTTGGTTTAAAACCGTCAAAAAGCACCCGGAAGCTCCAGGAGATGCTCGGGCTTCAGCTTACTCCGGATGGTTTTTTCCTGGAAGCTCATCCCAAGCTTCAGCCGGTTGATGCCGCAACCAGGGGCGTCTTTTTTGCCGGATGCGCCGAAGCTCCCAAGGATATAAAAGAGAGCGTAACACAGGCTTCGGCAGCCGCAGCGCGTGCAATCAGGTTGATGCACAAGGGTGAAATAACCTCCGAGCCGATAACTTCCGAAGTCATTGAGGAACACTGCAAATCCTGCGGAAAATGCGCTGAGGTCTGCCCATACAACGCCATTACAGTTGATGTCAAGAAGAAGACCCCGGCGGTTGTGAATACAGCATCATGCGCCGGATGCGGGACATGCGCGGCGGAATGCCCCTTCGGCGCCATTACCATGAGCCATTTCACGGATGACCAGATCACCGCCCAGATTGATGCCCTGCTGGATGAAATGCCCAAAGAAAAAATACTGACTTTTGCATGCAACTGGTGTTCCTATGCCGGCGCCGATTATGCCGGTGTTTCGCGTCTTCAGTATCCTCCCAATGTTCGTATTGTAAGGACCATGTGTTCCGGGCGCGTTGATGAAAATTTCATTTGGCATGCTTTTAAAAAAGGAGCGCCGGTTGTCCTGATCAGCGGCTGTCATATTGGAGATTGCCACTATATTGACGCCAATCACTGGACCGAAAAAAGAATCCGAAAAGTCCACAAAAAAATGGAAAAATTAGGGATCCGAAAAGAACGTCTCCAGCTTGAGTGGATCAGCGCAGCCGAGGGCATCAGATTTGCCGAGGTAATGAATAGAATGGAAAAACTCAGGGAGAGTGTTTCATACCAGGAGATTGCAGAAACTATCAAAAAGTTAAAAAAAAAAAGCGCATAA
- a CDS encoding 2-oxoacid:ferredoxin oxidoreductase subunit beta, with protein MTPVNRPNKQQNHPLDDLIRKDRIPHIWCPGCGIGTIFASCLTAIKECAATGKNEFNLDKFIMVSGIGCSGRAAGYVKLDSFHTTHGRAIPFATGLKLANRNLNVIVFSGDGDLFSIGGNHFIHAARRNIDITVICVNNLNYGMTGGQVAPTTPHNAKTATTPAGNSENPFSLPLLAYASGATYVARWTMLHTRDLTVSINEALSKKGFSFIEVLSPCPINYGRRNKEKPLETLKIYQEKSIIKNGADPSEIDIDMEKGIILGKFVDIDKPTHSEKYDKLYRNE; from the coding sequence ATGACACCTGTTAACAGACCGAATAAGCAGCAGAATCACCCTCTGGATGACTTGATCCGAAAAGATCGCATTCCTCATATCTGGTGTCCGGGATGCGGAATAGGAACCATATTCGCATCATGTCTGACTGCTATTAAGGAGTGCGCTGCAACAGGGAAAAACGAATTCAATTTAGACAAATTTATAATGGTTTCGGGAATAGGGTGTTCAGGCCGTGCAGCCGGTTATGTGAAGCTCGACTCTTTTCATACAACCCATGGAAGAGCCATTCCTTTTGCCACTGGTTTAAAGCTTGCCAACAGAAATTTGAATGTAATTGTTTTCAGCGGAGACGGGGATCTTTTTTCAATAGGCGGAAACCATTTTATTCATGCAGCCAGAAGGAATATAGATATTACGGTAATCTGTGTGAATAATCTGAATTATGGAATGACCGGTGGCCAGGTTGCGCCAACAACGCCGCACAATGCCAAAACGGCCACAACACCTGCCGGTAATTCGGAAAATCCATTCAGCCTGCCCCTCCTGGCGTATGCATCCGGGGCCACATATGTTGCCAGGTGGACAATGCTTCATACCAGGGACCTGACAGTCTCTATAAATGAGGCGCTTTCAAAAAAAGGTTTTTCATTTATAGAAGTTCTCTCCCCCTGTCCGATAAATTACGGGCGCAGGAATAAGGAAAAACCTCTTGAAACACTTAAAATCTATCAGGAAAAATCGATTATCAAGAATGGAGCAGACCCCTCCGAGATTGATATAGATATGGAAAAGGGGATTATCCTCGGTAAATTTGTAGATATTGATAAACCTACGCATAGTGAAAAATATGACAAACTCTATAGAAACGAATAA
- a CDS encoding PPC domain-containing DNA-binding protein, with translation MNSMTGLEMQHGRLFVGRLPCKKDLITSVENFCKESSIDMAIFSIIGAVSSVTTGSYDQKQQVYVSHFEKAPLEILTCTGNISLKEGNPVAHAHIVLCDEEGKTTGGHLFSDTIVFAAEIELQELIGNTLERVYDKNTGLMLWKL, from the coding sequence ATGAATAGCATGACTGGTTTGGAAATGCAGCATGGTCGCCTTTTTGTGGGCAGGCTGCCTTGCAAAAAAGATCTGATTACCTCAGTTGAAAATTTTTGCAAAGAATCTTCAATAGATATGGCGATTTTTTCAATAATCGGCGCTGTTTCTTCAGTTACCACAGGATCTTACGACCAAAAACAGCAGGTTTATGTTTCACATTTTGAAAAAGCACCTCTTGAGATTTTAACTTGCACAGGCAATATTTCTTTAAAAGAAGGCAACCCTGTTGCGCATGCCCATATTGTTTTATGCGATGAAGAGGGAAAAACAACAGGCGGACATCTTTTTTCCGATACTATTGTTTTTGCTGCAGAAATTGAATTACAGGAATTAATCGGAAATACCCTGGAAAGGGTTTATGACAAGAATACAGGGCTTATGCTCTGGAAACTATAG
- a CDS encoding 4Fe-4S dicluster domain-containing protein — translation MEFWRIPFDANEIDITLGEVCILDDRCKGCGYCIEFCPRQVLQVSDKFNKKGYHPPVAVNPESCVNCHYCEVICAEFAIYSVEAV, via the coding sequence ATGGAGTTCTGGAGGATTCCCTTTGATGCAAACGAAATAGATATCACCTTGGGAGAGGTGTGCATTCTGGATGACCGGTGCAAAGGCTGCGGATATTGTATTGAATTTTGTCCCAGGCAAGTGCTTCAGGTTTCAGACAAATTTAACAAAAAAGGTTATCATCCCCCTGTTGCGGTAAACCCGGAATCTTGCGTGAACTGCCATTATTGCGAAGTTATTTGTGCGGAATTCGCAATTTATTCAGTAGAAGCTGTTTAG